A genomic segment from Thermodesulfatator atlanticus DSM 21156 encodes:
- the thrS gene encoding threonine--tRNA ligase: MEIKIILPDGSERQVPKGIKAKEVLKDFLTKEIVGAKLNDKIIDFETPLTEEGTLSLLTTKDPEALELLRHTAAHVMAQAVKELFPEAKLAIGPAIENGFYYDFDYERSFTPEDLKQIEKRMKKIIKKRLPLVREDIPKEQAIALFTELNEPYKLELIKEIPEETVSIYRQGDFVDLCCGPHLPHTGLVKAYKLLSVAGAYWRGDERNPMLWRIYGTAFFTKEDLEEYLAKLEEAKRRDHRRLGKELELFSIEDEVGPGLILWHPKGALIRKLIEDFWKDEHLKRGYELVVTPHIARRHLWQISGHLDFYAENMFAPMKIDEVEYQLKPMNCPFHILIYKSRRRSYRELPIRWCELGTVYRYERSGVLHGLMRVRGFTQDDAHIFCREDQLEEEIFKCLDLTVYFLSTFGFKEYQIFLSTRPDKYVGSEEIWEKAEGALRKALEDKGLSYEIDPGEGVFYGPKIDIKIKDVLGRFWQCSTIQVDFNIPERFNITYIGEDNQRHRPIMIHRALLGSLERFFGVLIEHYAGAFPVWLSPVQAIVITVADRHIPFAERVLERLKGADIRVSPDFRNEKLGFKIREAQLQKIPYMLIIGDKEVENEALTIRTRKGENLPLMSVEDFIARIREEISAKTIN, translated from the coding sequence GTGGAAATAAAAATAATTCTTCCAGATGGCTCTGAAAGGCAAGTTCCTAAAGGCATAAAGGCCAAAGAGGTTCTTAAGGACTTTCTCACCAAGGAAATAGTTGGTGCCAAATTAAACGACAAAATAATAGACTTTGAAACACCTCTTACCGAAGAAGGCACCCTTTCTTTACTTACCACAAAAGATCCGGAAGCCCTTGAGCTTTTGCGCCACACTGCTGCGCATGTTATGGCCCAGGCGGTAAAGGAGCTTTTTCCTGAAGCCAAACTTGCCATTGGCCCTGCTATCGAAAATGGCTTTTATTACGACTTTGATTATGAGCGTTCTTTCACCCCCGAGGACCTCAAGCAGATAGAAAAGCGCATGAAAAAAATCATCAAAAAGCGCTTGCCCTTAGTGCGCGAAGACATACCAAAAGAACAAGCCATTGCGCTTTTTACTGAACTTAACGAGCCATACAAATTAGAACTCATCAAGGAGATCCCTGAAGAAACCGTTAGTATTTACCGCCAGGGAGATTTCGTGGATTTATGTTGTGGGCCACATCTACCGCACACAGGCCTTGTCAAAGCTTATAAACTTCTTTCGGTGGCAGGGGCTTACTGGCGCGGTGATGAAAGAAATCCCATGCTTTGGCGTATTTACGGCACGGCCTTTTTTACCAAGGAAGACCTTGAAGAATACCTGGCCAAGCTCGAAGAGGCCAAAAGGCGCGATCATCGCCGTTTGGGTAAAGAGCTTGAGCTTTTTAGCATTGAAGATGAAGTAGGCCCTGGGCTCATACTCTGGCACCCTAAAGGCGCTCTTATTCGCAAGCTTATAGAAGACTTCTGGAAAGACGAGCACCTAAAAAGAGGCTATGAGCTGGTAGTGACACCTCATATTGCAAGGCGCCATTTGTGGCAGATTTCCGGGCACCTGGATTTTTATGCGGAGAACATGTTTGCCCCCATGAAGATAGACGAGGTTGAATACCAGCTAAAACCCATGAATTGTCCTTTCCACATCCTGATTTACAAGAGCAGGCGCCGCAGTTACCGGGAACTGCCTATCAGGTGGTGTGAACTGGGTACGGTTTACCGTTACGAAAGAAGCGGGGTGCTTCACGGGCTAATGCGTGTGCGAGGTTTTACCCAGGATGACGCCCATATCTTCTGTCGTGAGGATCAGCTTGAGGAAGAAATTTTTAAGTGTCTTGATCTTACGGTTTATTTTCTGAGCACTTTTGGTTTTAAGGAATATCAGATCTTTCTTTCCACCAGGCCTGATAAATACGTTGGCAGTGAAGAGATCTGGGAAAAGGCAGAAGGTGCTTTGCGCAAAGCCCTTGAAGACAAGGGGCTTTCTTACGAAATAGACCCGGGAGAAGGTGTTTTTTACGGTCCCAAGATAGACATAAAAATAAAAGACGTTCTTGGCCGCTTCTGGCAGTGTTCTACCATTCAGGTAGATTTCAATATCCCTGAGCGTTTTAACATTACTTACATTGGCGAAGACAATCAGCGCCACAGGCCCATCATGATTCATCGGGCCCTTTTGGGTTCCCTTGAACGCTTCTTTGGCGTTTTAATTGAACACTATGCTGGGGCTTTTCCCGTGTGGCTTTCCCCGGTGCAGGCTATAGTTATCACGGTTGCTGATAGGCATATCCCCTTTGCTGAGCGAGTTTTGGAACGCTTAAAAGGCGCTGATATTCGAGTGTCTCCTGATTTTCGCAATGAAAAGCTGGGATTTAAGATTCGTGAGGCTCAACTACAAAAAATCCCCTACATGCTCATCATTGGAGACAAAGAAGTTGAAAATGAGGCCTTGACTATCAGGACCAGAAAAGGTGAAAATTTGCCTTTAATGAGTGTGGAAGATTTCATCGCCCGTATACGTGAGGAAATTTCTGCGAAAACTATTAATTAG
- a CDS encoding cytochrome c biogenesis protein ResB: MPKNPLVNFLSSIKLAVFLLLALAATSIVGTILPQGEPLGFYFRNFGDTWGQIIKIFQLYDVYHSWWFVTLLSLFCLNLILCSLKRLPFSLELYRRDPLAVDAKKLARMPAAKEVKLNLDYQKAREKVKELLHKKFGQVKETDLGDGVLFLKDRFRFSYFSVYLVHVSIIIIIIGAIIGAIWGFKGHINLLEGESTNRVLLFGHKGGSVPLDFTIRCDKFEIEFYPNGMPKEYRSEVTILENGKEVLKAPIEVNAPLTYKGVTFYQASYNTYAEVKIRILKGPRQKILLVRPFGQAEWPEAKIRVGLLAFQHAHGLPAAQIWLSEGDSPPVSFWILKDYPRRIELKGGEPIIITLLDARPIYATGLQVKKDPGVWIVYIGFLAMIFGIFAAFFFVHQRYWVAVLPEKDGCRVIVAGFSPKARHKVEQVVSELAEEIAKK; this comes from the coding sequence GTGCCCAAAAATCCTCTTGTTAATTTTTTAAGCTCCATTAAGCTTGCTGTCTTTTTGTTGCTTGCCCTTGCAGCCACTTCAATCGTTGGCACGATCCTGCCTCAGGGTGAGCCCCTTGGTTTTTATTTTCGAAATTTCGGGGATACCTGGGGACAAATAATTAAAATTTTCCAGCTTTATGATGTTTACCATTCCTGGTGGTTTGTAACGCTTCTTTCTCTTTTTTGTCTAAACCTGATCCTTTGTTCCTTGAAACGCTTGCCCTTTTCTCTTGAGCTCTACCGGCGCGATCCCCTGGCCGTGGATGCTAAAAAGCTTGCCCGCATGCCCGCGGCTAAAGAAGTTAAGCTTAACCTTGATTACCAAAAAGCCAGAGAGAAGGTAAAAGAACTCCTTCATAAAAAATTTGGCCAGGTAAAAGAGACAGATCTTGGCGATGGAGTGCTTTTTTTAAAAGATCGCTTCCGTTTTAGTTATTTTTCAGTCTATTTGGTGCATGTTTCCATCATTATCATCATTATCGGAGCGATAATTGGTGCTATCTGGGGCTTTAAAGGGCACATCAACCTTCTTGAGGGCGAAAGCACCAACCGCGTGCTTCTTTTTGGGCACAAAGGCGGCTCAGTTCCCCTTGATTTTACAATCAGATGCGACAAGTTCGAAATTGAGTTCTATCCCAACGGAATGCCCAAAGAATATCGTTCAGAGGTGACCATCCTTGAGAACGGTAAAGAAGTTTTAAAGGCCCCCATTGAAGTTAATGCCCCTCTTACCTATAAGGGAGTCACTTTTTACCAGGCAAGTTACAATACATACGCCGAAGTTAAGATCCGTATTTTAAAAGGTCCGCGCCAGAAGATTTTGCTGGTGCGTCCTTTTGGTCAAGCAGAGTGGCCTGAAGCCAAGATTAGAGTCGGTCTTTTGGCGTTTCAGCACGCCCATGGCCTCCCTGCCGCACAAATATGGCTCTCAGAAGGAGATTCTCCTCCGGTTTCTTTTTGGATTCTCAAAGATTATCCCCGCAGGATTGAGCTAAAAGGTGGAGAGCCCATCATCATTACCCTGCTTGATGCACGGCCTATTTATGCTACGGGGCTCCAGGTCAAAAAAGATCCAGGGGTCTGGATTGTTTATATTGGCTTTCTGGCCATGATTTTTGGTATTTTTGCCGCTTTCTTCTTTGTGCATCAGCGCTATTGGGTGGCTGTATTGCCTGAAAAAGACGGCTGCAGGGTGATTGTGGCTGGCTTTTCTCCAAAAGCGCGCCATAAAGTTGAACAAGTGGTATCCGAACTAGCAGAAGAAATTGCTAAGAAGTAG
- the tatA gene encoding twin-arginine translocase TatA/TatE family subunit translates to MFGLGLPELVVILVIIVVLFGASRLPQIGEGLGKGIKNFRKAIKDEESDEKKEKIEEKKEDK, encoded by the coding sequence ATGTTTGGATTAGGTTTGCCAGAGCTTGTAGTCATTTTGGTAATCATAGTCGTCCTTTTCGGAGCAAGCCGCTTACCTCAAATAGGCGAAGGCCTTGGTAAAGGCATTAAAAACTTCCGCAAGGCTATCAAAGACGAAGAGTCTGACGAAAAAAAAGAGAAAATCGAGGAAAAAAAGGAGGATAAATAG
- a CDS encoding phosphorylase family protein has translation MGLEKKATFFLTEFWQKNNMALCGPVLGAPQAAIALEYLKAAGAEEILAFGWAGALQKDISLGSLILPDFSFSEEGTSRHYGYFPQPTKELYWWLYHELTLQGFSFTEGKVVSTDALFRETEEFLARYAEKAQAIDMETSAIFSVAEALGLKIGSLLLISDRVFPSYERLSQEELRHKTETLMPVFRSFYG, from the coding sequence TTGGGGCTAGAGAAAAAAGCCACTTTTTTCCTGACAGAGTTTTGGCAAAAGAATAACATGGCCCTTTGTGGTCCGGTGCTAGGGGCTCCTCAGGCTGCTATTGCCCTTGAATATTTAAAAGCAGCAGGGGCAGAGGAGATTTTGGCCTTTGGCTGGGCAGGGGCTTTGCAGAAAGACATTTCTCTGGGTTCCCTTATTTTGCCTGATTTCTCTTTTTCAGAAGAAGGCACTTCAAGGCACTATGGGTATTTCCCGCAGCCAACAAAAGAACTTTATTGGTGGCTTTATCATGAGCTTACCCTGCAGGGTTTTTCTTTTACTGAAGGTAAGGTTGTTTCAACAGATGCCCTTTTTCGAGAGACCGAAGAATTTTTGGCCAGATACGCTGAAAAGGCCCAGGCCATTGATATGGAAACATCAGCGATTTTCAGTGTGGCTGAAGCGTTGGGTTTAAAAATAGGCTCTCTTCTTTTAATTTCTGATCGCGTTTTTCCGTCCTATGAAAGACTTAGCCAGGAAGAACTCAGACACAAGACAGAGACACTTATGCCTGTTTTTAGAAGTTTTTATGGTTAA
- the topA gene encoding type I DNA topoisomerase: MKKGLIIVESPTKVRTIKKIVGKNFEVAASVGHIKDLPKSRLGVKVDNGFEPEYVTIRGKKEVIKKLKAAAKKAEEIYLGPDPDREGEAIAWHIAEELKDLNKPVKRLLLYELTEKGIKEALAKPGELDRKKFESQQARRILDRLVGYNLSPLLWEKVKRGLSAGRVQSVALRLICEREREREAFEPEEYWTIELYFETDEGSFVAKLKRYKGKPVKPKSEAEAKAIVDDLLRQAFQVSRVERKEVKRKPPAPFITSTLQQEAWRRLRFSAKKTMLLAQRLYEGIELGDEGAVGLITYMRTDSVRVAKEAQDAARAFIEANFGKDYLPKKPHVFKSRKTAQEAHEAIRPTSLSRTPESLKAYLGKDELALYDLIFRRFVASQMAEARFERTEIHILGGDYELLASGQRLVHPGFLALYRTDEEEEANLPQVEEGALLKLQKIDPKQHFTQPPPRYTEASLIRTLEEKGIGRPSTYAQIVSTIKDRGYVETDKGYLKPTELGLLVNDLLIAHFPDIIETGFTARLEEALDQIEEGKRERVELLRSFYETFEEVLQRAKEEMASLKAGVPSGIKCPACGEEMIIRMGRAGAFLACSRYPDCKETRDYVRDEKGAIKVVEKNRETGEVCEKCGRPMVIKRGRFGEFMACSGYPECKNTKPISTGIPCPEEGCNGTLIKRRARNKKIYYRCSNAPKCEFILWDEPIKEECPQCKAPFLVRKKQRRKEYKVCLKCDYKEEL, encoded by the coding sequence ATGAAAAAAGGCCTTATCATTGTTGAGTCGCCAACGAAAGTACGCACCATAAAAAAAATAGTCGGCAAAAACTTCGAAGTTGCTGCTTCGGTTGGCCATATTAAAGATCTGCCCAAGAGCCGTTTGGGTGTTAAGGTCGATAACGGTTTTGAGCCAGAATATGTAACCATTCGTGGCAAAAAAGAGGTCATTAAAAAGCTTAAGGCCGCTGCCAAAAAAGCTGAAGAAATCTACCTTGGCCCTGACCCTGACCGTGAGGGTGAAGCCATTGCCTGGCACATTGCCGAGGAACTAAAAGACTTAAATAAACCCGTTAAACGCCTTTTGCTTTATGAACTAACGGAAAAAGGCATAAAAGAAGCCCTTGCCAAACCTGGTGAGCTTGACCGCAAAAAGTTTGAATCCCAACAGGCAAGACGAATCCTTGACCGCCTGGTGGGTTACAATCTTTCCCCTCTTCTTTGGGAAAAGGTTAAGCGCGGGCTTTCGGCAGGAAGGGTCCAATCGGTAGCCTTAAGGCTTATCTGCGAAAGGGAGCGTGAACGCGAGGCCTTTGAACCCGAAGAGTACTGGACTATTGAGCTTTACTTTGAAACCGACGAAGGCTCTTTTGTAGCAAAGCTCAAGCGTTACAAAGGAAAACCTGTTAAGCCCAAAAGTGAAGCCGAGGCCAAAGCCATTGTTGACGACCTCTTGCGTCAAGCCTTTCAAGTTTCTCGGGTTGAACGCAAAGAGGTTAAGCGCAAGCCGCCAGCACCTTTTATCACCAGCACCCTTCAGCAGGAGGCCTGGCGCAGACTTCGTTTTTCTGCCAAAAAGACCATGCTTCTTGCCCAGCGCCTTTACGAAGGTATAGAGCTTGGAGATGAAGGCGCCGTGGGGCTTATTACCTACATGCGCACAGACTCAGTGCGAGTGGCTAAAGAGGCCCAGGATGCCGCGCGCGCTTTTATCGAGGCAAATTTTGGCAAGGATTATTTGCCTAAAAAACCACACGTGTTTAAAAGCCGCAAAACTGCTCAAGAAGCCCATGAAGCCATCAGGCCTACTTCTCTTTCCCGTACCCCAGAGAGCCTTAAGGCCTATCTCGGTAAAGACGAGCTAGCACTCTATGACCTGATTTTCAGGCGCTTTGTGGCTTCTCAAATGGCAGAGGCACGCTTTGAAAGAACCGAGATCCATATTCTGGGCGGCGATTACGAACTCCTTGCCAGTGGTCAACGCCTTGTGCATCCAGGGTTCCTAGCCCTTTATCGTACTGACGAAGAAGAGGAAGCAAATCTCCCTCAGGTAGAAGAGGGCGCTTTGCTTAAACTCCAAAAGATAGATCCAAAGCAGCATTTTACCCAGCCACCTCCACGTTATACCGAAGCAAGCCTTATCAGGACCCTTGAAGAAAAGGGGATTGGACGTCCTTCCACCTATGCCCAGATTGTTTCCACGATAAAAGACCGAGGTTACGTTGAAACGGACAAGGGCTATCTTAAGCCTACGGAGCTTGGTCTCCTTGTAAACGATCTCCTTATTGCACATTTTCCAGACATTATCGAAACAGGCTTTACCGCTCGCCTTGAAGAGGCCCTTGACCAAATAGAAGAAGGCAAAAGGGAGCGTGTTGAGCTTTTGCGCTCATTTTACGAGACTTTTGAAGAAGTCTTGCAAAGGGCCAAGGAAGAAATGGCCTCCCTCAAAGCTGGTGTGCCCTCTGGCATAAAATGCCCGGCCTGTGGCGAAGAAATGATTATTCGCATGGGGCGTGCAGGAGCGTTTTTGGCCTGTAGTCGTTATCCCGATTGCAAAGAAACCCGGGATTACGTGCGCGATGAAAAAGGGGCCATCAAGGTCGTTGAGAAAAACCGTGAGACTGGAGAGGTTTGCGAGAAATGCGGCCGTCCCATGGTGATTAAGCGTGGGCGCTTTGGAGAATTTATGGCTTGCTCGGGATATCCTGAGTGTAAAAACACCAAACCCATTAGCACTGGGATTCCATGTCCTGAAGAGGGTTGTAACGGAACGCTTATCAAGCGCCGGGCTCGTAACAAAAAAATTTATTATCGGTGCAGCAACGCTCCTAAGTGCGAATTCATCCTGTGGGATGAGCCCATTAAAGAAGAATGCCCTCAGTGCAAAGCACCTTTTTTAGTGCGTAAAAAGCAAAGACGCAAAGAGTACAAGGTTTGCCTTAAGTGTGATTATAAAGAGGAACTTTGA
- the dprA gene encoding DNA-processing protein DprA produces the protein MFPKMSYASNTFREEDKFFALALWLTPGIGPQTFKKIAASFNSLKEVFDLSPEKLKNFGICPKDANWRKEALLRAEKEIAGLQKIKASFVTIFEEKYPALLKEIPNPPPVLFYQGSLPQEPGLAVVGSRAATSYGREVCRQWVSIFAKAGIPIISGFALGIDSIAHHAAVKQGSPTFAVLGCGLDINYPATNYHLREAVLANGGGLISEFPLGTLPHAGNFPVRNRIISGLSAAVLVVEASVKSGSLITARLAAEFGREVLAVPGSVFSPRSFGTHALIREGALLVDRPEQVLELFSASPLKQIVQQKLTFTEEEAKVLSCFDGEPLEFDDLLMQTGLPVAKLLEILTKLEIEGVVARQPGNTYQKVRL, from the coding sequence ATGTTTCCCAAAATGTCTTACGCCTCAAACACGTTTCGTGAAGAAGACAAGTTTTTTGCCTTGGCACTTTGGCTCACTCCTGGAATTGGCCCCCAAACCTTCAAAAAAATCGCTGCCTCGTTTAATTCGTTAAAAGAAGTCTTTGATTTGTCGCCAGAGAAGTTAAAGAATTTTGGGATTTGCCCAAAGGATGCCAATTGGAGAAAAGAAGCCCTTTTACGTGCGGAAAAAGAGATAGCGGGCCTTCAAAAAATAAAAGCAAGTTTTGTGACTATCTTTGAAGAAAAATATCCTGCACTGCTTAAGGAAATTCCCAACCCTCCGCCGGTGCTTTTTTATCAGGGGAGCTTGCCCCAGGAGCCTGGGCTTGCTGTGGTTGGCTCTCGAGCGGCGACTTCTTATGGTCGCGAAGTTTGCAGACAGTGGGTGTCAATTTTTGCCAAAGCCGGTATTCCCATTATCAGTGGTTTTGCGCTGGGCATTGACAGCATTGCCCATCATGCTGCGGTGAAACAAGGCTCGCCTACCTTTGCCGTACTTGGTTGCGGGCTTGACATAAATTATCCCGCTACAAATTATCACCTGCGTGAAGCTGTCTTGGCAAATGGCGGCGGGCTTATCTCTGAGTTTCCCCTTGGCACTTTGCCCCATGCCGGTAATTTCCCTGTGCGTAATCGGATAATAAGTGGGCTTAGTGCTGCGGTACTTGTGGTTGAGGCAAGCGTTAAAAGCGGCTCCCTTATTACCGCAAGGCTTGCCGCAGAATTTGGCAGAGAAGTTTTAGCTGTGCCTGGTTCAGTTTTTTCACCGCGTTCTTTTGGCACCCATGCCCTTATTCGAGAAGGCGCCCTTTTAGTTGATCGGCCTGAGCAGGTTCTCGAGCTCTTTTCTGCCTCTCCTCTTAAACAAATAGTTCAGCAAAAGTTGACATTCACCGAAGAAGAGGCCAAAGTTTTAAGTTGCTTTGACGGTGAGCCTCTTGAGTTTGATGATCTTTTAATGCAAACAGGGCTCCCTGTAGCAAAGCTTTTGGAAATTTTGACGAAACTAGAAATAGAAGGGGTTGTCGCTAGACAACCAGGAAACACATACCAGAAGGTGAGATTATGA
- a CDS encoding histidine kinase, producing MKKDLCHKLLHKAACGHLVQGLVHNMSGPLQILSMQIELLGLSFMKLKKDPANVEDFLATQEQKLSQIQEQLDRLKSILESINEIALDSSMPININEVLKKMLVFWEGDLKFKHNVPKEANLAEEDLVIFAPPAPIHQGFCALFWAVVPTLVEREGALFLRTFKDDSPNVEIRLENIPCFPAEDPFYEVAHELLSPYFNFNVSQNVLRLKHVS from the coding sequence GTGAAGAAGGATCTCTGTCACAAATTGTTGCATAAGGCAGCTTGCGGGCATTTGGTCCAAGGTCTGGTCCACAATATGAGTGGGCCGTTACAAATACTTTCCATGCAGATCGAATTGTTAGGCCTTTCTTTCATGAAACTGAAGAAGGACCCTGCTAACGTGGAAGATTTTTTGGCCACTCAGGAGCAAAAGCTTTCCCAAATACAGGAACAACTTGATCGCCTAAAAAGCATTCTTGAGTCTATCAATGAAATAGCTCTTGACTCCAGTATGCCAATAAATATTAACGAAGTGCTGAAAAAAATGTTGGTCTTCTGGGAAGGTGATCTCAAGTTCAAACATAATGTCCCAAAAGAAGCAAACCTGGCAGAAGAAGATTTGGTGATCTTTGCGCCGCCTGCTCCCATTCACCAAGGGTTTTGTGCCCTTTTTTGGGCTGTAGTCCCCACTCTGGTGGAAAGAGAAGGGGCTCTTTTTTTGCGCACTTTCAAGGACGATAGTCCAAACGTAGAAATTAGACTTGAGAACATACCCTGTTTTCCTGCGGAAGACCCTTTCTATGAAGTAGCTCATGAGCTACTTTCCCCTTATTTTAATTTCAATGTTTCCCAAAATGTCTTACGCCTCAAACACGTTTCGTGA
- a CDS encoding HD domain-containing phosphohydrolase: MSKEQNILIVDDEALLRENLSLILSSSGNYQVYQAKDAYEALEIVNKYPIDLVLLDVNMPGISGIDFLKLIRKDGFSAPVILMTSYPSLELTVEALREGASDFLIKPFTSQQLFATLKRFKNNHKKPSDDYKDLVKLLKKKTQEQTILFTISDKLTTCDSLNNLYQEIVKLSKEFTLSDEAILYLIDLEKDLLIPEAWEGFSKKPATISLKDNNPISKSARENLPYLIPKRPPEKALLTKPFYIKLEIIGVLVLLRKENFTKDDLFIANLVLERSAPLVENFILRESLILNLYDALRALVRALEAKDPYTKQHSERVTQYALAIAKEMGLAEDMCESLRFAGHLHDVGKVGVPDAILLKPGRLAPEEYEIIKQHPLIGAEIVGHMGLLSDEAQIIKHHHERWDGNGYPYGLAREDIPLLSRILAVADTFDAMTSVRPYRPARSFDDAFAEIVRCAGSQFDPQVVDAFKACFPKILELYQEEESEEGSLSQIVA, encoded by the coding sequence ATGAGTAAAGAACAAAATATTTTAATTGTAGATGACGAAGCGCTTTTGCGTGAAAACTTGAGTCTAATTCTTTCTTCGTCAGGCAACTACCAAGTTTATCAGGCAAAAGATGCCTACGAAGCCTTAGAAATAGTCAATAAGTATCCTATCGATCTTGTTCTTTTAGATGTTAATATGCCAGGAATTTCTGGTATAGATTTCCTAAAACTTATCCGCAAGGATGGTTTTTCGGCTCCCGTAATATTAATGACAAGCTATCCTTCTCTTGAGTTGACTGTCGAGGCTTTGCGTGAAGGAGCAAGTGATTTCTTAATTAAGCCTTTTACTTCACAGCAGCTTTTTGCTACTTTAAAACGTTTTAAAAACAATCACAAAAAGCCTTCAGATGATTATAAAGATCTGGTCAAGCTTTTAAAGAAAAAGACTCAAGAGCAAACTATTCTTTTTACTATTAGTGATAAATTAACCACTTGCGATAGTCTTAATAATCTTTATCAGGAAATTGTAAAGCTTAGTAAAGAGTTTACTTTATCAGACGAAGCTATTCTTTATTTAATTGACCTTGAGAAAGATTTGCTTATTCCAGAGGCCTGGGAAGGTTTTTCAAAAAAACCGGCTACTATTAGCCTAAAAGATAACAATCCCATAAGCAAAAGTGCGCGGGAAAATCTACCTTACCTTATCCCTAAAAGGCCCCCTGAAAAAGCACTTCTTACCAAACCGTTTTATATCAAACTCGAAATAATAGGCGTACTTGTCCTTTTGCGAAAGGAAAACTTTACCAAAGATGACCTTTTCATAGCCAATCTTGTTCTTGAAAGAAGTGCGCCTTTGGTTGAAAATTTTATCTTACGCGAAAGCCTGATTCTCAATTTGTATGATGCCCTGCGGGCCTTGGTACGAGCCCTTGAAGCCAAAGACCCTTATACCAAACAACACTCAGAAAGAGTCACCCAGTATGCCTTGGCTATCGCTAAAGAGATGGGCCTTGCTGAAGATATGTGCGAGAGCCTGCGCTTTGCCGGTCACCTCCATGATGTGGGAAAAGTTGGTGTGCCTGATGCTATTTTACTCAAGCCTGGGCGCCTCGCCCCTGAGGAATATGAGATCATAAAACAGCACCCCCTGATAGGCGCTGAAATTGTCGGACATATGGGGCTTTTGAGTGATGAAGCCCAAATAATTAAGCACCACCATGAAAGATGGGATGGAAATGGCTACCCTTACGGCCTTGCGAGAGAAGATATTCCGCTTCTTTCCCGGATTTTGGCAGTGGCAGACACCTTTGACGCCATGACTTCGGTGCGGCCTTATCGTCCAGCGCGTAGCTTTGATGATGCCTTTGCTGAAATTGTTCGGTGTGCTGGCAGCCAATTTGATCCACAGGTGGTAGATGCCTTTAAGGCCTGTTTCCCAAAAATTCTAGAGCTGTATCAGGAGGAAGAAAGTGAAGAAGGATCTCTGTCACAAATTGTTGCATAA
- a CDS encoding response regulator has product MAEYEEVVKILVAEDEKPFRILLFEELQDENRIVKTAADGIEALNLLKEEEFDLLITDLKMPGMEGIELLKEAKKIRPGILVIVITGYASLDSAIEALKEGAYDYIRKPFSLEELKVSVNNACTLILLERENKKLLEDLKQVYKRLKETIDTKPTSAGSLLDELERLARLHQEGFLDEDEFETIKRVLIERASYE; this is encoded by the coding sequence GTGGCTGAGTACGAAGAGGTCGTAAAGATTCTTGTTGCTGAGGACGAAAAGCCATTTCGTATCCTCCTTTTTGAGGAGCTTCAGGACGAAAATCGCATTGTAAAAACTGCTGCTGACGGCATAGAAGCCCTGAATCTCCTCAAAGAGGAGGAATTTGACCTCCTAATCACAGACCTTAAGATGCCGGGTATGGAAGGAATCGAACTCTTAAAAGAAGCCAAAAAGATAAGGCCAGGAATCCTGGTGATCGTTATCACCGGTTATGCATCTCTTGATTCAGCTATCGAGGCCCTAAAAGAAGGGGCTTACGATTACATTCGTAAGCCTTTTAGCCTTGAAGAACTTAAAGTTAGCGTCAACAATGCCTGTACTCTGATTTTGCTTGAGCGGGAAAATAAAAAACTCCTTGAAGATTTAAAACAGGTTTACAAGCGTTTGAAAGAAACTATAGATACCAAACCCACCTCAGCAGGTTCTCTTTTAGATGAACTGGAAAGACTGGCACGTTTGCATCAAGAGGGTTTCCTTGATGAGGATGAGTTTGAAACTATTAAGCGTGTTTTGATAGAGCGGGCAAGTTATGAGTAA
- a CDS encoding flagellar protein FlaG, whose amino-acid sequence MQVGNVLNQPIENISQSPGIRQEFSRAPTNKETSSQKGGKGIPKEAQESAENYKEMVQTIQKELEKLNVRLVFNLDEETKEVVVQVVDPETNKVIRQIPPEELLEIRKKLDEIVGILFEARV is encoded by the coding sequence ATGCAGGTAGGAAATGTTTTGAACCAACCCATTGAAAACATCTCTCAATCTCCTGGTATCCGTCAGGAGTTTAGTAGGGCCCCCACCAATAAAGAGACCTCTTCTCAAAAGGGTGGCAAAGGTATCCCTAAGGAAGCACAAGAAAGTGCAGAAAATTATAAGGAAATGGTACAAACTATCCAGAAAGAACTTGAAAAATTAAACGTACGCTTGGTTTTTAACCTGGACGAAGAGACTAAGGAAGTGGTAGTACAGGTCGTGGATCCTGAAACAAATAAAGTTATTCGCCAAATTCCGCCAGAAGAACTTTTGGAAATTAGAAAAAAACTAGACGAAATCGTGGGTATCTTGTTTGAAGCAAGAGTTTAG